The Halichoerus grypus chromosome 14, mHalGry1.hap1.1, whole genome shotgun sequence genome contains a region encoding:
- the SLC71A2 gene encoding hippocampus abundant transcript-like protein 1 isoform X2 — protein sequence MFSIILNLHNQLQGFGRPSVYHAAIVIFLEFFAWGLLTTPMLTVLHETFPQHTFLMNGLIQGVKGLLSFLSAPLIGALSDVWGRKPFLLGTVFFTCFPIPLMRISPWWYFAMISVSGVFSVTFSVIFAYVADVTQEHERSTAYGWVSATFAASLVSSPAIGAYLSASYGDRLVVLVATVVAFLDICFILLAVPESLPEKMRPLSWGAKISWKQADPFASLKKVGKDSTVLLICITVFLSYLPEAGQYSSFFLYLRQVIGFGSVKIAAFIAMVGILSIVAQTVFLTILMRSLGNKNTVLLGLGFQMFQLAWYGFGSQAWMMWAAGTVAAMSSITFPAVSALVSRNAESDQQGVAQGIITGIRGLCNGLGPALYGFIFYMFHVELTELEPELNSDNAALQGAVIPGPPFLFGACIVLMSFLVALFIPEYRKGSGLQKHSNSISGSLTNTPERASDEDIEPLLQDSSIWELSSFEESGNQCTEL from the exons GTTCTACATGAAACATTCCCTCAACACACATTCCTCATGAATGGTCTCATTCAAGGTGTAAAG GGCCTGCTGTCTTTTCTGAGTGCCCCCCTCATAGGCGCTCTGTCTGATGTGTGGGGGAGGAAACCCTTTCTCCTTGGCACCGTGTTCTTCACCTGCTTCCCAATTCCACTGATGAGGATCAGCCCTTG GTGGTACTTTGCGATGATTTCTGTGTCTGGAGTCTTCTCGGTCACGTTCTCTGTGATATTTGCCTATGTAGCTGATGTCACTCAAGAACACGAGCGAAGTACTGCTTATGGATGG GTCTCAGCCACCTTTGCAGCCAGTCTGGTCAGCAGCCCAGCCATTGGAGCATACCTTTCAGCCAGTTACGGAGACCGCCTCGTTGTGCTGGTGGCCACAGTGGTGGCTTTTCTGGACATCTGCTTCATCTTATTGGCTGTTCCAGAATCTCTGCCAGAGAAAATGAGACCGCTTTCCTGGGGAGCCAAGATTTCTTGGAAACAAGCAGACCCTTTTGCG TCACTGAAGAAAGTTGGAAAAGATTCTACCGTCTTATTAATTTGCATCACTGTGTTTCTTTCATACCTTCCTGAAGCTGGACAGTATTCAAGTTTTTTTCTCTATCTCAGACAG GTCATAGGTTTTGGATCTGTTAAGATTGCGGCATTCATAGCTATGGTAGGAATTCTGTCTATTGTGGCTCAG ACAGTCTTTCTTACCATCTTGATGAGATCATTAGGGAATAAGAATACTGTCCTCCTAGGCTTGGGCTTCCAGATGTTCCAGTTAGCCTGGTATGGTTTTGGATCTCAGGCCTG GATGATGTGGGCAGCAGGGACGGTGGCCGCCATGTCCAGCATTACATTTCCAGCGGTCAGCGCCCTTGTCTCTCGGAACGCAGAGTCAGATCAGCAAG GAGTTGCCCAGGGGATCATAACTGGAATAAGAGGGCTGTGTAATGGCCTGGGACCGGCACTGTATGGCTTCATATTCTACATGTTCCATGTGGAACTGACTGAGTTGGAACCAGAATTGAATTCTGACAATGCTGCCCTGCAG GGAGCTGTCATCCCAGGCCCACCGTTTTTATTTGGGGCATGTATAGTTCTCATGTCTTTCCTGGTTGCCTTATTCATCCCTGAATACCGTAAAGGCAGTGGACTTCAAAAACATAGCAACAGCATCAGCGGCAGCCTGACCAACACCCCAGAGCGGGCCAGTGATGAGGACATTGAGCCACTGTTGCAGGACAGCAGCATCTGGGAGCTCTCTTCCTTCGAGGAGTCTGGGAATCAGTGCACTGAGCTGTGA